From one Lycium ferocissimum isolate CSIRO_LF1 chromosome 5, AGI_CSIRO_Lferr_CH_V1, whole genome shotgun sequence genomic stretch:
- the LOC132056478 gene encoding SUMO-conjugating enzyme UBC9, which translates to MASKRILKELKDLQKDPPTSCSAGPVAEDMFHWQATIMGPPDSPYSGGVFLVTIHFPPDYPFKPPKVAFRTKVFHPNINSNGSICLDILKEQWSPALTISKVLLSICSLLTDPNPDDPLVPEIAHMYKTDRNKYETTARSWTQKYAMG; encoded by the exons ATGGCTTCCAAGCGGATCTTGAAGGAGCTCAAAGATCTTCAAAAGGATCCTCCTACTTCTTGTAGTGCTG GACCTGTTGCTGAGGACATGTTTCATTGGCAAGCAACAATCATGGGTCCTCCAGACAGCCCTTATTCTGGTGGGGTTTTTCTGGTGACAATCCATTTTCCTCCAGATTATCCGTTCAAGCCACCTAAG GTGGCTTTCAGGACAAAAGTTTTTCACCCAAACATCAACAGCAATGGGAGCATATGCCTTGACATTTTAAAGGAGCAGTGGAGCCCTGCCCTAACGATTTCCAAG GTGTTGCTTTCGATATGTTCTCTCTTGACGGACCCTAATCCTGATGATCCTTTGGTACCTGAGATTGCACACATGTACAAGACAGATCGGAACAAGTACGAGACTACTGCAAGGAGCTGGACCCAGAAGTATGCCATGGGCTAA